The Curtobacterium herbarum genome contains the following window.
TGACATGACCCCAACGATGCATCATTCTCGGAAACGTTGCAAGACGGGTACGACGACTCTGGGGGAACCGTGAGCAGGCAGGCACTCGGCGCGCTCGGCTCGGCCCTCGTCCCGAGCGCGCTCGCCACCCGCCTGGAGGCCCACCCCGACTCCCAGCGCGCCTTCCGTGCCGCGCGGCACAGCTTCATCGACGGCTCCCGCATCGACATGGGAGCGCTCGCGTCCTCGCTCGGGGTCGACCGGACCTCGCTGTTCCGCTGGGTCGGGAACCGCGACCAGCTGCTGTCCGAGATCCTCTGGTCGCTGGCCGTCCCGACGCTCGACGCCGCCGGACGAGCCGCGGCACCCTCGGGAGCCGAGCGGATCGTCGACGTCCTCGACCGGTTCACGGCGGACCTGATCCGAGCGCCGTACTTCCGGGCGTTCCTGACCCGCGAGCCGGCCCGGGCCCTCCGGCTGCTCACGACGACCGACAGCGACGTGCAGCGGCGCTTCGTGGCCGTCGTGGCGTCGCTCATCGAGACGGAGCGGGCCGCCGGTGTGTTCGACCCGGCGCCGCTCTCCCCCGAGGAACTCGGCCGTCTGCTCGTGCGCGTGTCAGAGTCGTTCACGTACGCGGACCTGATCTCCGGCGAGACCCCGGACCCCGAGCGGGCACGGACGACGTTCGAGTACATC
Protein-coding sequences here:
- a CDS encoding QsdR family transcriptional regulator, with amino-acid sequence MSRQALGALGSALVPSALATRLEAHPDSQRAFRAARHSFIDGSRIDMGALASSLGVDRTSLFRWVGNRDQLLSEILWSLAVPTLDAAGRAAAPSGAERIVDVLDRFTADLIRAPYFRAFLTREPARALRLLTTTDSDVQRRFVAVVASLIETERAAGVFDPAPLSPEELGRLLVRVSESFTYADLISGETPDPERARTTFEYILRPVQHGSDG